One genomic segment of Ricinus communis isolate WT05 ecotype wild-type chromosome 5, ASM1957865v1, whole genome shotgun sequence includes these proteins:
- the LOC8261096 gene encoding transcription factor MYB114 yields the protein MAPKKSSEASTKIVMNKGAWTAEEDRKLAQFIEVHGAKRWKTIATKAGLNRCGKSCRLRWLNYLRPNIKRGNISDEEEDLILRLHKLLGNRWSLIAGRLPGRTDNEIKNYWNSHLSKKINKKEEAPEPARPQEANPQKSNDTAAQVMEENTEEGVMEENTEEGLAIPELNFDDTDLFDFSAEGSYGLDWVNKFLELDEDAWLADKS from the exons ATGGCACCAAAGAAGAGTAGTGAGGCATCTACTAAGATAGTGATGAACAAAGGAGCTTGGACAGCTGAAGAAGATAGAAAACTTGCTCAATTTATTGAAGTCCATGGTGCCAAGAGATGGAAAACAATTGCAACGAAAGCAG GTTTAAACAGATGTGGAAAAAGTTGCAGACTGAGATGGTTGAATTATTTGAGACCAAACATCAAGAGAGGCAACATTtcagatgaagaagaagacttAATTCTTCGACTTCACAAACTACTTGGCAACAG ATGGTCATTGATTGCAGGGAGACTTCCAGGACGAACAGACAATGAAATAAAGAACTACTGGAATTCTCATTtgagcaaaaaaataaataaaaaagaggaaGCCCCGGAGCCTGCAAGACCGCAAGAGGCCAACCCACAAAAATCCAATGACACTGCTGCTCAAGTCATGGAAGAGAATACAGAAGAAGGAGTCATGGAAGAGAATACAGAAGAAGGACTAGCGATCCCAGAGCTTAACTTCGACGACACCGATCTCTTCGACTTCTCTGCCGAAGGATCTTACGGCTTGGATTGGGTGAACAAGTTCCTTGAACTTGATGAGGATGCATGGCTTGCTGACAAGAGCTGA